In Desulfosudis oleivorans Hxd3, the DNA window CCGCTTGGTGAGGCCGACCTTTGTGAATACCAGGCCGATCACGATGGAGCCGAAGATAAAGAGAACGGACGGATCCATGAAATCTTTGAACGCCACCTTTGCCGGCCGCACCATGAACAGCACCTGGAGCACACCGATGGCCAGGCTGGTCACGCCGATGGGCACCACCTCGAATACCCACCAGGTGCCGGCCAGCAGGAACACGGCCAAAGCCCCTTTGCCCGCAACGCTCAGGGCGAAATGTTTGCCGGTGGGGTCCACGGCGTCGGGCCAGGGCGGGGAGTAGTAAACCACCACAAACAGCAGAATGCCGGTGAACAGGAAAATAATTTTTTTCCAGTTGACGGGGGTTTTTTCGGTCTGAGTGTCCATACAAAAAACTCCTTGGTCTGTTCTATAAAATAGGTACCTTGTTGAAACTTTGAAAGATCGAAGATAGGAGAAGAGGGGAAAGCTGTCAATAGAATTATATAGTTTCCATCCATAAATGGCCTTTTTCCGCAATCTCTGCGTCAAACTGCGGGCTTCCTTGTGCGGCGTACAGCAGTACGCCTTCAGTCAGCCCTTTTTTCCCCTGATCTTGCGAAATCCCGCCATGGCGGGACTGGATTGGAAACACCACATGGTGTCTTCCATGTTAAATGGATGGACACTATATAGAATTATGCTGAGGCGGGAAAAAAAAGGGGGGGGGCCGGCCCATGACCCCGGCGTGGAAGAGCGGTGTCACGGGCCGGTAGAAGGCAGTGGTATCAGCCGTGACGGTCCATGGCGTCCGTTATTTCGCGGAACATGTCCACCAGGCGCAGCACACCGACAATCTTTTTATCTTTCAACACAAGCAGGGATTGATGGCGGCCCACCACCAGCAGGTGGATGGCCTCCTCTATAGTGCCGTTTTCGGTGATGTATTCACCTTCTTTGGGCTTGTACATGAAGGTTTTTACCGGCCGGTTGGCCGCCTGTTGCACCAGTTGGGACATGGGTGTGGACCAGAGGTTGTACTGGGTACACATGTCGGTAAAAAATTTCTTGCTGAACCCGAACCGGGTCATGCCTGATTCGCTGTCCGGTTCGCACAGGTCCATGTACTTGGGCTCCAGGGCCTTAAGCACATCGATCTGACTTATTTTGCCCACCACCTGCTGCTCCCTGTCGATCACGATGATGGCCCGATGGGCATACTGGTCGTCGTCATGCTGTTTCTGGGCATTTTTCAAGGCGGCCAGGGCATCCTTTAAGGTCGCATCTTCGGAAACCGTTGCGTATTCGCCTATGGGCACCATCAGGTCTTTTACCTTTTTTTCTTCCACCGCAAACCTCCATGAGATTAAAGTGTTGTTATATATAGCCCGTTTTGTCGCCGCGGGTTATCATTTCCCCAGATCTTTGAGAAGCGATTCACCCAGGTTCAGCCGGCCGGCCAGCTCTTTTTCAATGCCGTCCAGGGCAGCCGGGTACTGGCCCGGTGTCCCCACCGCCGCCTGGATTTTTTCTTGCATGGTTGTTTTCAGCGCGGTTTCAAACCGGGCGGTTTCCGCCTTCAGCTGGTTTGCCAGGGCGGTTTTAACGGCCTCGTCAATGCTGGACGACACCTTGATATCCATATCCTCGATCGGGCCGATGGCCGAGGCCCGGACATCAAAGGCCCGAATATCGCCCAGGGCCGAGGCAATGGCCGTTTTCACGGGCCCGGCATCCTTTTCCATGTCCAGGGACAGCGACGCTTTTTTCGTGTTCAGAACGCCCGAGGCGTTGATGCCGCTGTTATCCAGCCGTCCGCGGACCGAGAGGTCGGCCAGCCCGGATTTTAAGGCCAGCGGGAACGACGGGTCGTCCACCAGCACGGCATTGCTGAAGGCATACCGGTCCACGGACAGGTCCACGGTGTGGACCGGTTTTTGAGGCGAAACAAAATTGACCGCGCCTTTGGCCGCCACCGAGGCGGCCTGTTTTAAATCCTTACCGCTGAAGGCAAACGTGGTGGGCGCGCCCAGAATATGCTGCTCAAGTGTCAGGTTTTCAATGGTGCCGCCAATATCTCCCATTTCGAGCACGGCCTGGGCGTGAATCTTCCGGATCAGAAAATCAGGCAGGGGGTTTGCCTCCCGAAAGCGAATGTCCACGCCTTTTCCCCGTTCCGGCGGCGCCGGTTTTTCTTTTTTGTCCCTGCCGGATGCCGTGGCCTTTACGACATAGGGCTGCACGCGCTGGTACCATTTTTGGGCCGTTGTCACCCAGGCGTAAATCTTTTCACCAAACAGCAGGCGGCTGATGTTGGCGACGCCGCCGGTGGAGAGGCCGTATTTTTCCACCAGGCGTTTCAGGTCCTTCGCCGGGGCCTGGGTCACCTGCTCTGCCCGTTTTTCAAAACGGGTCCGGTCGGTCTCAAGAGCGGCTTTTGCCGCCTTTACCCGGTCCAGGTCGGCCTTTATCTCTTTGGAAAGGACCGCAGCTTCACCGGCTGTGCCCAGAAGGCCGGAAAGCCCCCTGGCGCCGGTTTTGATTTTGTTGATCCGGCTTTTGTACTCCTCAAAAGCCTGGCGGTCGGGCAGCTCCTGAATCCTTGCTTCCCACCGGGCCCTGGCGGCGTCGATGTCGGCTTTGAGTTCATTGGCCAGCCGGATGGTTTCCAGGTCCTCTTTTTCCAGGATTTCTTTTGGATCCGGCATGTCAAAGGATGGCAGGTTAAATTTTTTTGCGGCTTTTTCGGCGTTTTTTGGCCGGTCTGCCGTCCGTTTTTTAACGGCGCCGGAAACGGACCGGGCTGTGCCGAACCGCATGCCTTCGATTCCCATTTCATCAATGATCAGCTTTCTGCGAAGCAGCCGGCCCGAATCCACCGTCATCACCATTTCGCCGATCTCCACGGCATTGGTCATGGGGCTGTCCGGATCGGTCACGGCAAGACCGCTGATTCTCATACCCGCCGGCACCAGGGTAAGGTCAAGGCCGGCGATTTCCACTTTTGCCCCCACCATGGCGGTGCCCCGTCGTTCGATTATGCCTTTGACGATGGCGTCCGCGAACAGCAGCCAGAAACCAGCCAGCCCCCCCACAAGCACCACGAAGGCGATCAGGCCCGGCCATCGAATCAGTTTTTTCATGTGATTCTCCCTTCAGTTCGAAAGTGCCTGGTAGGCCTGAAACAGGCGGCTGCCCTTGAGCAGTTCAACAACCCGGAGCCGGCGGACCCATGCCAGCACCGAATCCCGGTAGGCCTGGATCAGCCGGTTGGCGATAAAA includes these proteins:
- a CDS encoding CBS domain-containing protein; this encodes MEEKKVKDLMVPIGEYATVSEDATLKDALAALKNAQKQHDDDQYAHRAIIVIDREQQVVGKISQIDVLKALEPKYMDLCEPDSESGMTRFGFSKKFFTDMCTQYNLWSTPMSQLVQQAANRPVKTFMYKPKEGEYITENGTIEEAIHLLVVGRHQSLLVLKDKKIVGVLRLVDMFREITDAMDRHG
- a CDS encoding TIGR03545 family protein; translation: MKKLIRWPGLIAFVVLVGGLAGFWLLFADAIVKGIIERRGTAMVGAKVEIAGLDLTLVPAGMRISGLAVTDPDSPMTNAVEIGEMVMTVDSGRLLRRKLIIDEMGIEGMRFGTARSVSGAVKKRTADRPKNAEKAAKKFNLPSFDMPDPKEILEKEDLETIRLANELKADIDAARARWEARIQELPDRQAFEEYKSRINKIKTGARGLSGLLGTAGEAAVLSKEIKADLDRVKAAKAALETDRTRFEKRAEQVTQAPAKDLKRLVEKYGLSTGGVANISRLLFGEKIYAWVTTAQKWYQRVQPYVVKATASGRDKKEKPAPPERGKGVDIRFREANPLPDFLIRKIHAQAVLEMGDIGGTIENLTLEQHILGAPTTFAFSGKDLKQAASVAAKGAVNFVSPQKPVHTVDLSVDRYAFSNAVLVDDPSFPLALKSGLADLSVRGRLDNSGINASGVLNTKKASLSLDMEKDAGPVKTAIASALGDIRAFDVRASAIGPIEDMDIKVSSSIDEAVKTALANQLKAETARFETALKTTMQEKIQAAVGTPGQYPAALDGIEKELAGRLNLGESLLKDLGK